A region from the Leptospira venezuelensis genome encodes:
- a CDS encoding PLP-dependent aminotransferase family protein codes for MTNTDRLITKYSKIANSLIGRIESGEFPPGSKLPSLRKICLFEECNLSTAVEAFGILQERGFISGRERSGYFVLPRPELYPKFKLEKPVRVPNPSVPEEVSSLMSELADPGFIPFGAAVPDPQFLPYSSLQKAYKKSLKDSQVYKYSDAAGILELRKKIAIRSSGKERRIHPDEVFITLGCSEAAFLALSLSLKPGDKVAVESPLHFVLYQILSELKLKAIEIPTDPFTGLDLQSYISVIKKESPKYLITVPTFSNPTGSLMPLESKKELLKVSSKYGVKILEDDIYGDLQHNGEIRPSSLLSLDMEGIVTHVSSLSKSVNPGLRIGWMIGDKNKVENAKRLRLAESISLPAIPQLASSYFMGSLAHERHLREFRRRLGGLVLSYTDSFLEYFPKGTKIAIPKGGFLLWIELPKGKDSRILRFQAAKKKISLVPGNLFSLSGKYVNNFRINAGVLMGPKVISAIQALGKIAKEI; via the coding sequence ATGACCAATACAGATCGACTCATTACTAAGTATTCTAAGATCGCAAATTCTTTGATAGGAAGGATAGAATCTGGGGAATTTCCTCCTGGTTCCAAATTACCATCTCTTAGAAAGATTTGTTTATTCGAAGAATGTAATCTTTCTACTGCTGTGGAGGCTTTTGGTATTCTTCAAGAAAGAGGCTTTATTAGCGGGAGGGAAAGGTCCGGTTATTTCGTCCTTCCTCGACCTGAACTGTATCCGAAATTCAAATTGGAAAAACCTGTAAGAGTTCCAAATCCATCCGTTCCGGAGGAGGTGAGTTCTCTTATGTCAGAACTTGCCGATCCAGGATTTATTCCTTTTGGAGCAGCAGTTCCTGATCCTCAGTTTTTACCCTATTCTTCTTTGCAAAAAGCATATAAGAAATCCCTAAAGGACTCTCAGGTTTATAAATATTCGGATGCAGCTGGAATTTTGGAACTTAGGAAAAAGATCGCAATTCGTTCTTCCGGTAAGGAAAGAAGGATCCATCCCGATGAAGTGTTCATTACTTTGGGTTGTTCAGAAGCGGCATTCTTAGCCTTGAGTCTTTCCTTAAAACCTGGTGATAAGGTCGCAGTAGAGAGTCCTCTTCATTTTGTTTTGTATCAAATTCTTTCTGAATTAAAATTAAAAGCGATCGAGATACCAACGGATCCTTTTACTGGTTTGGATCTTCAATCTTATATTTCCGTAATAAAGAAAGAATCTCCTAAGTATTTGATCACCGTTCCAACTTTTTCGAACCCAACTGGAAGTCTTATGCCTCTGGAGTCTAAAAAGGAACTTCTCAAAGTTTCCTCTAAGTATGGTGTAAAAATTCTTGAGGACGATATTTATGGCGACTTGCAGCATAACGGAGAGATTCGTCCTTCTTCCCTTTTGTCTTTAGATATGGAAGGGATTGTGACTCATGTCTCTTCTCTTTCTAAATCCGTAAATCCGGGACTTAGGATTGGTTGGATGATCGGCGATAAGAACAAAGTGGAGAATGCAAAACGTCTTCGTTTAGCAGAATCAATCTCTTTGCCTGCCATTCCTCAACTTGCTTCTTCTTATTTTATGGGATCACTTGCTCATGAAAGACATTTGAGAGAATTTAGACGAAGGTTGGGCGGTTTGGTACTTTCTTATACGGATTCTTTTTTGGAATATTTTCCGAAGGGAACCAAGATCGCTATTCCGAAAGGAGGTTTTCTTCTTTGGATAGAACTTCCTAAGGGAAAAGATTCTAGAATTCTGAGATTTCAAGCCGCAAAGAAGAAGATTAGTTTAGTTCCAGGAAATCTTTTCTCTCTTTCCGGTAAGTATGTGAATAATTTCAGAATTAATGCAGGAGTACTGATGGGACCTAAGGTGATCTCTGCCATCCAGGCTCTCGGAAAAATTGCAAAAGAAATTTAG
- a CDS encoding serine hydrolase domain-containing protein: MGQLGAIQAALACKTLNECFDSTASLSKSGASFQVFKKDGTRVYFREKGALGADKVGPIFSASKLVTASVIMAFVSGTCGSSANSMNLNTTTGNILGWTGVKGTITLRQLMSFTSGLYSDNSSDEMGSCVFTLPNGASSGDKNLCTDFIRDNTQTTKQPGEEFYYNSYHMAVAQRMAEIDSGKNWQDLFEDCIASPLSITVDPGTGNGIWYADISNKSGDGSLAGAYGLYLTANDYAKIMHMLANEGNSGAIISASNVNEIFKDQYEEDTKIKYSQFALFGYYWHYGLGNWRFCSQPNDSTDCDQDVNNHSFGANGFYPWIDRNKEYYAVFGVNEFNSNPFNIISILQPNSAALFFGQDAKKYIPALLE, from the coding sequence ATGGGGCAATTGGGAGCCATCCAAGCGGCACTTGCATGTAAGACCTTAAACGAATGTTTTGATTCGACTGCATCTCTATCCAAAAGCGGAGCTTCTTTCCAAGTTTTTAAAAAAGACGGAACAAGAGTGTACTTTAGAGAAAAAGGGGCATTGGGTGCTGATAAGGTCGGACCGATTTTTTCTGCATCAAAATTGGTAACTGCATCCGTAATCATGGCGTTCGTGAGCGGGACTTGTGGGTCTTCAGCAAATTCGATGAATTTAAATACTACAACCGGAAATATCTTAGGTTGGACGGGAGTAAAAGGAACTATAACCTTAAGGCAACTAATGTCTTTCACTTCAGGATTATATTCGGATAATAGTTCCGATGAAATGGGTAGTTGTGTTTTTACTCTACCTAACGGTGCAAGTTCTGGAGATAAAAATTTATGTACGGATTTTATCCGAGACAATACACAAACTACTAAACAGCCAGGAGAAGAATTCTACTATAATTCTTATCATATGGCCGTGGCTCAAAGAATGGCGGAAATAGATTCAGGAAAAAATTGGCAGGACCTTTTTGAAGATTGTATTGCTTCTCCTTTAAGTATTACCGTGGATCCAGGAACAGGAAACGGTATCTGGTATGCTGACATTTCTAATAAGAGCGGAGATGGAAGTTTAGCGGGAGCTTATGGGTTATATCTGACTGCAAACGATTATGCGAAGATCATGCATATGCTTGCGAATGAAGGGAATTCAGGCGCGATTATATCTGCTTCAAATGTGAATGAAATTTTTAAAGATCAATATGAAGAGGATACTAAGATCAAATATTCACAGTTCGCTTTGTTCGGATATTATTGGCATTATGGATTAGGAAATTGGAGATTTTGTTCTCAGCCCAATGATTCGACTGATTGCGATCAGGACGTAAATAATCACAGTTTTGGAGCTAATGGATTCTATCCTTGGATAGATCGAAATAAAGAGTATTATGCTGTTTTTGGAGTGAACGAATTTAATTCGAATCCATTTAATATCATCAGTATCCTACAACCGAACTCGGCAGCATTGTTTTTCGGACAAGATGCAAAGAAATATATTCCAGCTCTTTTGGAATAA
- a CDS encoding PLP-dependent aminotransferase family protein translates to MGKLILENRSEIFRPSARTARTPASVTRDILKVIDTPGMISFAGGLPDDSLFPIEDLKSIFETSISKKGPKLFQYADTQGHSDLRAWIADRYYSGSSADEILLTSGSQQALDLLSRYFIEEGSPILLERPSYLGVIQVFSSYAPSFIGINYTEEGPDIEELKYSLETSSEKPKFFYCIPDFQNPSSYSYSLAVRNSVSKLLLENGVPILEDTAYRELYFEKDLPVSLCELGPEHTISIGTFSKTLAPALRVGWIKAPKKILKDLIVQKQSMDLHSPTLNQELVYGFVSSPKYEEHLSLIRSVYHKKANHTFDCFKNNFGDSIPLQISKGGLFYWLEFPREINTDLLFQKCLEAGLAAVPGSSFFVGKPERNHLRWNFSKASEEETEEGIRRLFQVYKGM, encoded by the coding sequence ATGGGCAAGTTAATTCTAGAAAATAGATCCGAAATTTTCAGACCTTCTGCAAGGACTGCAAGAACTCCTGCATCGGTGACGAGAGATATTTTAAAGGTGATCGATACACCTGGAATGATCTCATTCGCAGGCGGACTTCCCGATGATTCTTTGTTCCCAATTGAAGATCTAAAAAGTATTTTCGAAACTTCTATTTCCAAAAAAGGCCCAAAACTATTTCAATACGCAGACACACAGGGACATTCCGACTTACGCGCCTGGATTGCGGATCGATATTACTCAGGTTCTTCTGCAGATGAAATTCTTTTAACCTCAGGATCTCAACAGGCATTGGATCTACTCAGTAGATACTTTATAGAAGAAGGTTCACCGATCCTCTTAGAAAGGCCGAGCTATTTAGGCGTAATCCAAGTGTTTTCTTCTTATGCACCTTCTTTTATTGGGATTAATTATACAGAAGAAGGTCCGGACATCGAAGAATTAAAGTACTCGCTGGAAACTTCTTCCGAAAAGCCAAAATTCTTTTATTGTATTCCTGATTTTCAAAATCCGTCTTCCTATTCTTATTCTTTGGCGGTTCGAAATTCTGTTTCTAAATTACTCCTGGAGAATGGAGTTCCTATCTTAGAAGATACTGCTTACAGAGAATTATACTTCGAAAAAGATCTTCCGGTTTCTTTATGTGAGTTAGGTCCGGAACACACCATCTCTATCGGAACATTCTCCAAAACACTTGCACCTGCACTGCGAGTAGGATGGATCAAGGCACCAAAAAAGATCCTAAAAGATCTGATTGTACAAAAACAATCGATGGATTTACATTCTCCAACTTTGAATCAGGAATTAGTATACGGATTTGTATCTTCTCCAAAATACGAAGAACATCTTTCCTTGATCCGAAGTGTTTATCACAAGAAAGCAAATCATACGTTTGATTGTTTTAAAAATAATTTTGGAGACTCGATTCCATTACAAATTTCTAAGGGTGGGCTATTCTATTGGTTGGAATTCCCACGAGAGATCAATACCGATCTCCTTTTCCAAAAATGTTTGGAGGCGGGGCTGGCAGCGGTTCCAGGATCTTCCTTCTTCGTTGGTAAGCCGGAAAGAAATCATTTAAGATGGAATTTTTCAAAAGCATCTGAGGAAGAAACAGAAGAAGGAATTAGGAGATTATTTCAGGTTTATAAAGGTATGTAG
- a CDS encoding phasin-related domain-containing protein, translated as MEKQILDVLNAGLGLVKSGQEGLDKAKAEFTKSFQELAAKGASDNSEASVRVREFVDKFLNEAKELSTAATKTYEDSRAKALEVYNQIAEEAKKLVPAEQIEAIKAKFSEVTETVKKTAAPTKKTA; from the coding sequence ATGGAAAAACAAATTCTAGATGTACTGAACGCAGGTCTTGGTTTGGTTAAAAGTGGACAAGAAGGTCTGGATAAAGCGAAAGCAGAATTTACTAAGAGTTTTCAAGAACTCGCAGCTAAAGGCGCTTCCGACAATTCAGAAGCATCTGTTCGTGTTCGTGAGTTCGTAGACAAATTCTTAAACGAAGCAAAAGAATTATCTACTGCTGCTACTAAAACCTACGAAGATTCTCGCGCTAAGGCTCTTGAAGTTTATAACCAGATTGCAGAAGAAGCTAAGAAATTAGTTCCTGCTGAACAAATCGAAGCTATCAAGGCAAAATTTAGCGAAGTTACGGAGACAGTTAAAAAAACCGCTGCTCCAACTAAAAAAACTGCTTAA